A stretch of the Anaeromyxobacter sp. genome encodes the following:
- a CDS encoding SDR family NAD(P)-dependent oxidoreductase, producing MPTSLPDTTALVTGATSGIGEACAERLVRDGARVVAIGRRADRLAALAERLGPRLHPLALDVTDRPAVQAALGALPEPFLAPDVLINSAGMALGLEPVHRTSLEDWDRMIETNCRALVSMCRLVLPGMVARSRGHVVNIGSVAGNWPYPGGNVYGATKAFVRQFSLAIRSDLLGTPVRVTNVEPGMVETEFSVVRFQGDEGRAAGVYAGMKPLAAADIADVVAWCLSRPPHVNVNSIEVMPVQQAFGPFAVHREK from the coding sequence ATGCCCACCTCCCTCCCCGACACCACCGCCCTCGTCACCGGCGCCACCTCCGGCATCGGCGAGGCCTGCGCCGAGCGGCTGGTGCGCGACGGCGCCCGCGTCGTCGCCATCGGCCGCCGCGCCGACCGCCTGGCCGCCCTGGCCGAGCGGCTCGGCCCCCGCCTCCACCCCCTGGCGCTCGACGTCACCGACCGCCCGGCCGTGCAGGCCGCCCTGGGGGCGCTGCCCGAACCCTTCCTGGCGCCCGACGTGCTCATCAACTCGGCCGGCATGGCCCTGGGGCTCGAGCCGGTGCACCGCACCTCGCTGGAGGACTGGGATCGGATGATCGAGACCAACTGCCGCGCCCTGGTCTCCATGTGCCGCCTGGTGCTGCCGGGCATGGTGGCGCGGTCGCGCGGCCACGTCGTCAACATCGGCTCGGTGGCGGGCAACTGGCCGTACCCCGGCGGCAACGTCTACGGCGCCACCAAGGCCTTCGTGCGGCAGTTCTCGCTGGCCATCCGCTCCGACCTGCTGGGCACGCCGGTGCGGGTCACCAACGTGGAGCCCGGCATGGTGGAGACCGAGTTCTCGGTGGTCCGTTTCCAGGGCGATGAGGGGCGCGCCGCCGGCGTCTACGCCGGGATGAAGCCGCTGGCCGCCGCCGACATCGCCGACGTGGTGGCCTGGTGCCTGTCGCGCCCGCCCCATGTCAACGTCAACAGCATCGAGGTGATGCCGGTGCAGCAGGCCTTCGGCCCGTTCGCGGTCCACCGCGAGAAGTAG
- a CDS encoding HAMP domain-containing protein: MAALVLAAVLPLVPALLAAAWLADNNAGVWLAPRVAERLAAVPGTYQELFRARKQLYGEQARGLARALPVETAALRPALERALARLPLLRHAQVLGPDGAVLAEADGPGEPDEAAGWRAAPVEVSLPDGRTLRATFAVEASLFAELDETRELAETARDMEKTRAEVRRSIVLVFGATVATAALLAAALGYLMARRTVRRLARLAEAHRRVAAGDLSVRVAPERGGDEVAALARGFNVMVGEVRQARDRIVYLEKISGWQEVARRLAHEIKNPLTPIQLAFQQLEARWRQQPGGDPAFGRLLGDAGEIVRQEVATLQRLVEEFSAFARLPDVRPEPADLGAFVAAFLETSPQLAEAADVELVRTGGLVPVALDPTMMRRVLANLTENAVQAAAPARARLHLGVARGRDRAVLTVADEGPGIEQGLRARVFDPYVTTKASGTGLGLAVVKKIVLQHGGEIEVGERPGGGAAFTLALPLAEPPEAGG, encoded by the coding sequence ATGGCGGCGCTGGTGCTGGCGGCGGTGCTGCCGCTGGTGCCGGCGCTGCTGGCCGCCGCCTGGCTGGCCGACAACAACGCCGGCGTCTGGCTGGCGCCGCGGGTGGCGGAGCGGCTGGCGGCCGTGCCCGGCACCTACCAGGAGCTCTTCCGGGCCCGCAAGCAGCTCTACGGCGAGCAGGCCCGCGGCCTGGCCCGGGCCCTGCCGGTCGAGACCGCGGCGCTGCGCCCGGCCCTGGAGCGGGCGCTGGCCAGGCTGCCGCTCCTGCGCCACGCCCAGGTGCTCGGGCCGGACGGCGCCGTGCTGGCGGAGGCCGATGGGCCGGGCGAGCCCGACGAGGCCGCCGGCTGGCGCGCCGCCCCGGTGGAGGTGTCGCTGCCGGACGGCCGGACGCTGCGCGCCACCTTCGCGGTGGAGGCCTCGCTCTTCGCCGAGCTCGACGAGACCCGCGAGCTGGCCGAGACGGCCCGCGACATGGAGAAGACCCGCGCCGAGGTGCGGCGCAGCATCGTGCTGGTCTTCGGCGCCACCGTGGCGACGGCGGCCCTGCTGGCGGCGGCGCTCGGCTACCTGATGGCGCGGCGCACCGTGCGGCGGCTGGCGCGGCTGGCCGAGGCGCACCGCCGGGTGGCAGCGGGCGACCTGTCGGTGCGGGTGGCCCCGGAGCGCGGCGGCGACGAGGTGGCGGCGCTGGCGCGCGGCTTCAACGTCATGGTCGGCGAGGTGCGCCAGGCCCGGGACCGGATCGTCTACCTGGAGAAGATCTCCGGCTGGCAGGAGGTGGCGCGCCGGCTGGCCCACGAGATCAAGAACCCGCTCACCCCCATCCAGCTGGCCTTCCAGCAGCTGGAGGCGCGCTGGCGCCAGCAGCCGGGCGGCGACCCGGCCTTCGGCCGGCTGCTCGGCGACGCCGGCGAGATCGTGCGCCAGGAGGTGGCCACGCTGCAGCGGCTGGTGGAGGAGTTCTCGGCCTTCGCCCGCCTGCCCGACGTGCGGCCCGAGCCCGCCGACCTGGGCGCCTTCGTGGCCGCCTTCCTGGAGACCAGCCCGCAGCTGGCCGAGGCCGCCGACGTGGAGCTGGTGCGGACGGGCGGCCTGGTGCCGGTGGCGCTCGACCCCACCATGATGCGGCGGGTGCTGGCCAACCTCACCGAGAACGCGGTGCAGGCGGCCGCGCCGGCCCGGGCCCGGCTCCACCTGGGCGTGGCCCGCGGCCGCGACCGGGCCGTCCTGACCGTGGCCGACGAGGGGCCGGGCATCGAGCAGGGGCTGCGGGCGCGCGTCTTCGACCCCTACGTCACCACCAAGGCCAGCGGCACCGGCCTGGGGCTGGCGGTGGTGAAGAAGATCGTGCTGCAGCACGGCGGCGAGATCGAGGTGGGCGAGCGGCCAGGCGGCGGCGCCGCCTTCACCCTGGCCCTCCCGCTGGCGGAGCCCCCGGAGGCCGGAGGCTAG
- a CDS encoding metal-dependent hydrolase: MHTSAAAPLTLLAATLALAAPAASAASPKGATEVTWYGHAAFVVKTPGGTVLAIDPFFANGKSPAKDLAQTIEKVDYVLVTHGHFDHVGEAVALGKRTGAKLITNFDLGQALKGAGYPEAQAGFDTLGNVGGAIQAGDATVIMVPAIHSSGFADEKGEHGGGSPMGFVIQVRGGPVLYHTGDTDVTMDMKQIPERYGRVDVLLACIGGHFTMDPKGAALAASYVKARTVVPMHYQTFPVIPGSPAELQAALKGRSAMRVLEPGVAATF; encoded by the coding sequence ATGCACACGTCCGCCGCCGCGCCGCTCACGCTCCTCGCCGCCACCCTCGCCCTGGCCGCCCCCGCCGCCAGCGCCGCCAGCCCGAAGGGCGCGACCGAGGTGACCTGGTACGGGCACGCCGCCTTCGTGGTGAAGACCCCCGGCGGCACCGTCCTGGCCATCGACCCCTTCTTCGCCAACGGCAAGTCGCCGGCCAAGGACCTGGCCCAGACCATCGAGAAGGTGGACTACGTGCTGGTCACCCACGGCCACTTCGACCACGTGGGCGAGGCGGTGGCGCTGGGCAAGCGGACCGGCGCCAAGCTCATCACCAACTTCGATCTGGGCCAGGCGCTCAAGGGCGCCGGCTACCCGGAGGCCCAGGCTGGCTTCGACACCCTGGGCAACGTCGGCGGCGCCATCCAGGCCGGCGACGCCACCGTCATCATGGTGCCGGCCATCCACTCCTCCGGCTTCGCCGACGAGAAGGGCGAGCACGGGGGCGGCAGCCCCATGGGCTTCGTCATCCAGGTGCGGGGCGGCCCGGTCCTGTACCACACGGGCGACACCGACGTGACCATGGACATGAAGCAGATCCCGGAGCGCTACGGCCGGGTGGACGTGCTGCTGGCCTGCATCGGCGGCCACTTCACCATGGACCCGAAGGGCGCCGCCCTGGCCGCCTCCTACGTCAAGGCCCGGACCGTGGTCCCCATGCACTACCAGACCTTCCCCGTCATCCCCGGCTCGCCGGCCGAGCTGCAGGCGGCGCTCAAGGGGCGGTCGGCCATGCGGGTGCTGGAGCCGGGCGTGGCCGCCACGTTCTAG
- a CDS encoding sigma-54-dependent Fis family transcriptional regulator — translation MATGTILLVDDEPNIRRALRLVLEPEGFTLLDAESGEAALKVLEAEPVDLGLFDIRLGGLSGLDLLSRARELWRDLPVIVISGHAEAPDIVTAMRRGAVDFLQKPLDRERVLVSVRNALERKSLGERVQALAARGPRFQDEMVGDSPAMASLREAIAKVAPTNGRVLVLGESGTGKELIAQEIHRRSKRAGGPFVKVNCAAIPAELIESELFGHEKGSFTGAGSRRRGQFEVADGGTLFLDEIGDMSPPAQAKVLRALQTGEVVRVGSEKAFTVDVRVVAATHQDLATMVREGTFREDLYFRLNVVPLRCPALRERLDDVPGLAERFVTLACRENGLAPKRVAPEVYQRLKAYRWPGNVRELRNVCERMAIMSGDQITAADVPADVGPRAAGGPLAGPDRLPDDAGLTLNDRLDRREREYIQLALESHDWNITQAAQSLGLDRTHLHKKLKQHGLSRAHRGASPEGAEAEAEG, via the coding sequence ATGGCCACCGGCACCATCCTCCTGGTCGACGACGAGCCCAACATCCGCCGCGCCCTGCGCCTGGTGCTCGAGCCGGAGGGCTTCACCCTGCTCGACGCCGAGAGCGGGGAGGCGGCCCTCAAGGTGCTGGAGGCCGAGCCGGTGGATCTCGGGCTCTTCGACATCCGGCTGGGAGGGCTGAGCGGCCTCGACCTGCTCTCCCGGGCGCGCGAGCTGTGGCGCGACCTGCCGGTGATCGTCATCTCGGGCCACGCCGAGGCGCCGGACATCGTCACCGCCATGCGGCGCGGCGCCGTCGACTTCCTGCAGAAGCCGCTCGACCGCGAGCGGGTGCTGGTCTCGGTGCGCAACGCCCTGGAGCGCAAGAGCCTGGGCGAGCGGGTGCAGGCGCTGGCGGCCCGCGGCCCGCGCTTCCAGGACGAGATGGTGGGCGACAGCCCGGCCATGGCCAGCCTGCGGGAGGCCATCGCCAAGGTGGCCCCCACCAACGGGCGGGTGCTGGTGCTGGGCGAGTCGGGCACCGGCAAGGAGCTCATCGCCCAGGAGATCCACCGCCGCTCCAAGCGGGCCGGCGGCCCCTTCGTCAAGGTGAACTGCGCCGCCATCCCGGCCGAGCTCATCGAGTCGGAGCTCTTCGGGCACGAGAAGGGCTCCTTCACCGGCGCCGGGTCGCGGCGCCGCGGCCAGTTCGAGGTGGCCGACGGCGGCACCCTCTTCCTCGACGAGATCGGCGACATGAGCCCCCCGGCCCAGGCCAAGGTGCTGCGGGCGCTGCAGACCGGCGAGGTGGTGCGCGTCGGCAGCGAGAAGGCCTTCACCGTGGACGTGCGGGTGGTGGCCGCCACCCACCAGGACCTGGCCACCATGGTGCGGGAGGGGACCTTCCGCGAGGACCTCTACTTCCGCCTCAACGTGGTGCCGCTGCGGTGCCCGGCGCTGCGCGAGCGGCTCGACGACGTGCCCGGGCTGGCCGAGCGCTTCGTCACCCTGGCCTGCCGCGAGAACGGCCTGGCGCCCAAGCGGGTGGCCCCCGAGGTCTACCAGCGGCTCAAGGCCTACCGCTGGCCCGGCAACGTGCGCGAGCTGCGCAACGTCTGCGAGCGGATGGCCATCATGAGCGGGGACCAGATCACCGCCGCCGACGTGCCGGCCGACGTGGGCCCGCGCGCCGCCGGCGGTCCGCTGGCCGGGCCCGACCGCCTGCCGGACGACGCCGGCCTGACGCTCAACGACCGGCTCGACCGGCGCGAGCGCGAGTACATCCAGCTGGCGCTGGAGAGCCACGACTGGAACATCACCCAGGCGGCCCAGTCGCTGGGGCTGGACCGGACCCACCTGCACAAGAAGCTGAAGCAGCACGGGCTGTCGCGGGCCCACCGCGGCGCGTCCCCGGAGGGCGCCGAGGCCGAGGCCGAGGGGTGA